One stretch of Rosistilla oblonga DNA includes these proteins:
- a CDS encoding TIGR03032 family protein, whose translation MESPAEPPNALRSVHTSNLPEILDQLGISILVTTYQSGKLVMLRPEAGVLNTHFRVFEKPMGLAVEPNRLAIGSSMQVWEFHNIPAAAAKLDPAVNDACFLPRVAHWTGDIQIHEMAWVDDDVVFINTLFSCLARRSGIYNFEPVWRPPFITKYIPGDCCHLNGLAVRDNRIRYVSALGETDEPAGWRVNKKDGGLLIDLDTNEIIARGLSMPHSPRWYDGKLFVLHSGTGGFGTIDMGTGKYESIVELPGFTRGLSFHGPLAFIGLSQVREAAVFGGVPIAERDLSERICGVWVVNIQTGEIVAFVKFEDAVQEIFAVEVLVGSRYPELVNEDRQLLAGSFELPDHALADVPPELRK comes from the coding sequence ATGGAATCCCCCGCAGAGCCCCCCAACGCCTTGCGATCGGTGCATACGTCGAATCTGCCCGAGATCTTGGATCAGCTTGGGATTTCGATTCTCGTGACGACCTACCAGTCGGGCAAGCTGGTGATGTTGCGGCCAGAGGCGGGCGTTCTGAACACGCACTTCCGTGTGTTCGAGAAACCGATGGGCCTGGCTGTCGAGCCGAACCGGTTGGCGATCGGGTCGTCGATGCAGGTCTGGGAATTCCACAACATTCCCGCCGCTGCTGCCAAGCTGGACCCGGCAGTCAACGATGCTTGCTTTCTGCCTCGCGTTGCACATTGGACCGGCGATATTCAGATTCACGAGATGGCGTGGGTCGATGACGACGTCGTCTTCATCAACACGCTGTTCTCCTGTTTGGCTCGCCGCAGCGGCATCTATAACTTTGAACCCGTCTGGCGCCCTCCCTTCATCACCAAATACATCCCCGGTGACTGCTGTCATCTGAACGGCCTGGCCGTTCGCGACAACCGGATTCGCTACGTCTCGGCACTGGGTGAAACCGATGAGCCCGCTGGTTGGCGTGTGAATAAGAAGGATGGCGGACTGTTGATCGATCTCGACACCAACGAGATCATCGCCCGTGGGCTCTCGATGCCCCATTCGCCCCGTTGGTACGACGGCAAGTTGTTCGTCTTGCATTCGGGGACCGGCGGGTTCGGCACGATCGACATGGGCACGGGCAAATACGAATCGATCGTCGAATTGCCTGGGTTCACGCGAGGTCTGTCATTCCACGGTCCGCTGGCCTTCATCGGTCTGTCACAAGTTCGTGAGGCGGCGGTGTTTGGTGGCGTGCCGATTGCCGAACGCGATTTATCCGAACGGATCTGCGGTGTCTGGGTGGTGAATATCCAGACCGGCGAGATCGTTGCGTTTGTCAAGTTTGAAGACGCCGTCCAAGAGATCTTTGCCGTCGAGGTCTTGGTCGGTTCCCGTTACCCCGAACTCGTCAACGAGGATCGCCAGTTGCTGGCCGGTTCGTTTGAATTACCCGATCACGCCTTGGCTGATGTTCCGCCGGAGCTTCGCAAATAA
- a CDS encoding DUF1501 domain-containing protein gives MKRRHFLQSTAAAAAATPLLASQTNAMPMGKAEHCVMIWLGGGMAQIDTFDPKAMGDAKAKKAGSYYKAIDTAVPGVQVCEHLSGTARMMDRVTALRTVHHDVVDEHAAATNRMHTGRPTTGTVQYPSIGSIIADQRGAAGEGVPAYMLIGYPNLTRGPGFLGQKAGFVYLTDIESGPAGLARPAEITDGRQARREQLLTAVRSAGRKRFAGDKLYADYDSAVAESLRLSGPDFMKSFDLSNEPDDLRNQYGDGFGQRLLMTRRLFQSGVRFIEVSHNMNFRNGTGWDTHNDGQLNQHVLIQELDRSMSALMADLEAHKMLDKTLIVINSEFGRPAQFDSGGGRGHYSKNFSMVLAGGGLRHQGAYGVSDELAMNAVENPISVPDAFATIMATMGIDTSINLYDGDRPVPITDGGVPIASLF, from the coding sequence ATGAAACGACGACACTTTTTGCAATCGACCGCCGCTGCAGCAGCAGCCACACCACTACTCGCCTCGCAAACCAACGCGATGCCGATGGGCAAAGCGGAACACTGCGTGATGATCTGGCTCGGTGGCGGCATGGCTCAGATCGACACCTTCGATCCCAAAGCGATGGGAGACGCGAAGGCGAAGAAGGCGGGCAGCTACTACAAAGCGATCGACACCGCCGTCCCGGGCGTTCAGGTTTGCGAGCACCTTTCAGGGACCGCGCGGATGATGGATCGTGTGACCGCACTGCGAACGGTTCACCACGACGTCGTCGATGAACACGCGGCGGCGACCAACCGGATGCACACCGGCCGGCCGACGACCGGCACCGTCCAATATCCATCGATCGGTTCGATCATCGCCGACCAACGCGGTGCCGCGGGCGAAGGCGTTCCCGCTTACATGCTGATCGGATATCCCAACCTCACCCGCGGCCCGGGCTTCCTTGGCCAGAAGGCTGGTTTTGTCTACCTGACCGATATCGAATCAGGACCGGCCGGACTGGCTCGTCCGGCCGAGATCACCGACGGCCGCCAAGCCCGCCGCGAACAACTGCTCACCGCCGTCCGGTCCGCGGGCCGCAAGCGGTTTGCTGGCGACAAGCTGTACGCCGACTACGATTCGGCGGTTGCGGAGAGCCTGCGTTTGAGCGGCCCCGACTTTATGAAGTCGTTCGATCTGAGCAACGAACCGGACGACTTGCGGAACCAATATGGCGACGGCTTTGGCCAGCGTCTGCTGATGACGCGGCGGCTGTTCCAATCGGGCGTCCGTTTCATCGAAGTCTCCCACAACATGAACTTCCGCAACGGAACCGGCTGGGACACGCACAACGATGGCCAGCTGAACCAGCACGTGTTGATCCAAGAGCTAGACCGGTCGATGTCGGCGTTGATGGCTGACCTCGAAGCCCACAAGATGCTCGACAAGACGCTGATCGTGATCAACAGCGAATTTGGTCGCCCGGCTCAGTTCGATTCCGGCGGCGGCCGCGGCCATTACAGCAAGAACTTCTCGATGGTCTTGGCCGGCGGCGGCTTGCGTCACCAAGGAGCCTACGGAGTCAGCGACGAACTGGCGATGAACGCTGTCGAAAACCCGATCTCCGTTCCCGATGCCTTTGCCACGATCATGGCGACGATGGGGATCGACACCAGCATCAATCTATACGATGGCGATCGCCCCGTTCCGATCACCGATGGCGGTGTCCCGATCGCGAGCTTGTTCTAG
- a CDS encoding choice-of-anchor Q domain-containing protein, translating into MKKRRKLNRKSFTASRRLRVETLESRRLLAVFNVTTFDDVVAASDGVLSLREAIDAANSSPGADEITFSETVAQPIVLGLGELTITDTVTITGSGQATTVIDANQQSRVLNVVGESVDVTLQQMTLTGGRTTGSNEFINGSRETTHSGGGIRFDSAGTLALVDSTLSGNSTTGESASGGGIYSYSGSVTLSGSTLSGNSTVGGVAFGGGIYTYRGSVALTDSVLSGNSTADSWALGGGISTSSGSVTLTGSTLSGNSTAGVWAVGGGISTVSGSVTLIGSTLSGNSTAGDSASGGGVRTGSGSVTLTGSTLSDNRTGGDNADGGGIYTSSGSVTITGSTLSGNRTGGDYADGGGLWFRDSAVGVTGSTITGNVSSGRGGGIGMLDDGRGESLAIHNSIVAGNMDAGGVESAPDFVAPDDPANNLDVRSSLIGDSTGTSLFDSSTPDSNGNVVGVDWTTVLASHTVDDQVVPLLVENGGPIQTVALLPNAETTTNPAIDAGDNALAKDPAGNDLTTDARGLPFVRIAGGGVDMGAYELQPLPVAPFVVTTHLDELDYSNNSGANPQVSLREAIALANDSPGADEIAFSETVTQPIVLGLGELTITDTVTITGSGQATTVIDANQQSRVLNVVGESVDVTLQQMTLTGGRTTGSNEFINGTRETTHSGGGIRFDSTGTLALVDSTLSGNSTTGESARGGGIYAKSGSVTLTGSTLSDNYTVAEYAGGGGISTDIGPVTLTGSTLSGNYTFAEYAGGGGISTYSGAVTLTGSTLSGNYTFADFVGGGGIDSWNGSVSLTGSTLSGNSNAGYGAAGGGVFAWNGSVMLMGSTLSGNSNTGDLASGGGIFTYAGLVTLTNSTLSGNRNTGFSALGGGIFSSNGSVKLTGSTLAGNVTSREGGGIVFSGQNSSYITSLTLDNSIVAGNLDDGTAPDFLAPDDSDINLHILSSLIGDSTGTSFVDPSSPDLIGSVIGVDWTTVLASHMVDGQVVPLLTDNGGPVQTVALLPNTETTTNPAIDAGNNAVGTDLLTDARGLPRITDGDGDGTATVDMGAFESPGDVIIPPDITAPVITSPSPATLEATSATGVDRSSQAVQDFLNGFAIDDDNDPNPTVVNDAPATLPLGTTSVTVTATDASGNASQASVNLTVVDTTAPSVTAPPNLTIEADTATGASVAQQEIIDFLSAATATDIVDASVTITNDFSAVGELPVGVTTVSFTGTDDSGNQATVTAQITVNGSSASTLDFGDAPTSFPVTEAQDGARHTVGDLFLGSSVGAEFDGVASPTASSDTGDDGVTSLATAIASSTSATRSSLAVVASAAGKLDAWIDFNSDGTWQAAEQIFDSVDVSVGANTLSYQVPAGATVGGAAARFRLSSAGGLNVTGAASDGEVEDYVTTLTAVDSSAVNVTSITPGSVTIEESDSDMIVREGSTILFQGPAASLAVLDFTGTGGDDTLLLNASLVDFPGTVGFDGGTGRDILQVGGSGQSIDTSDLPAGSIKGVEVLDLRGTGENHLSLSEQDVSAIPDAGQTLRVVKDFGDTITFRSGTFKIDSSRVEDGQLIIAAQSASSTIEFSGEGWTNPLNRLDVDGSGTLEPLDVLLILNELGRKSYVQPGTSTLVAPESLGGSFPMKFYDTSGDNEVAPIDALRIINALGRGEGKAPTGEAFLSISALPSVNQETDEEDQRESVDLAILQWLGER; encoded by the coding sequence ATGAAAAAACGACGAAAATTAAATCGCAAGTCTTTCACCGCATCACGTCGTTTGCGCGTTGAGACGCTGGAGAGTCGGCGGTTGCTGGCGGTCTTCAATGTCACCACTTTCGATGACGTCGTCGCGGCGTCCGACGGAGTGCTTAGTCTGCGCGAAGCGATCGATGCGGCCAATAGTTCGCCTGGTGCGGACGAGATCACGTTTTCCGAAACCGTCGCTCAGCCGATCGTGCTGGGGCTTGGCGAATTGACGATCACCGACACGGTTACGATCACTGGCTCCGGGCAAGCAACGACTGTGATCGATGCAAATCAGCAATCGCGAGTGCTGAATGTCGTCGGAGAATCGGTCGACGTAACGCTGCAGCAAATGACGCTGACCGGTGGCCGCACGACCGGTTCGAATGAATTCATAAACGGTTCGAGGGAAACGACACACAGCGGAGGTGGGATCCGATTCGATTCGGCGGGCACGCTTGCCTTGGTCGACAGCACGCTGAGCGGCAATAGCACCACTGGGGAGAGTGCGAGCGGCGGTGGAATCTATTCGTACAGTGGTTCGGTGACGTTATCGGGTAGCACCTTGAGCGGCAACAGCACTGTTGGGGGAGTTGCGTTCGGCGGTGGTATCTACACGTATCGAGGTTCGGTGGCGTTAACAGACAGCGTGCTAAGCGGTAATAGTACCGCTGATAGCTGGGCGTTGGGCGGTGGGATCAGTACGTCGAGTGGTTCGGTGACGTTAACGGGTAGCACGTTAAGCGGCAACAGTACCGCTGGTGTCTGGGCGGTTGGCGGAGGAATCAGCACGGTTAGTGGTTCGGTGACGTTAATCGGCAGCACGTTAAGCGGCAACAGCACCGCTGGGGATAGTGCGAGTGGCGGTGGGGTCAGGACGGGCAGTGGCTCGGTGACGTTAACGGGTAGCACGTTAAGCGACAACAGAACCGGTGGGGATAATGCGGATGGCGGTGGAATCTATACGTCCAGCGGTTCGGTGACGATAACGGGTAGCACGTTGAGCGGCAACAGAACCGGTGGGGATTATGCGGATGGCGGAGGGTTGTGGTTTCGCGACTCAGCGGTCGGTGTCACTGGTAGTACGATCACGGGCAATGTCTCCTCGGGGCGGGGGGGCGGCATTGGCATGTTGGACGACGGTCGGGGGGAATCCCTGGCGATTCATAATTCAATCGTCGCAGGGAACATGGATGCTGGCGGCGTTGAGTCGGCACCCGATTTTGTTGCCCCTGACGATCCGGCCAACAACTTGGATGTCCGGTCGAGCCTGATCGGCGACTCGACAGGCACAAGTCTTTTCGATTCCTCCACGCCCGATTCCAATGGCAATGTGGTCGGAGTCGACTGGACGACGGTTCTAGCCAGCCACACAGTCGATGATCAGGTCGTTCCACTGTTGGTCGAGAATGGGGGCCCGATCCAGACGGTTGCCTTGTTGCCCAATGCCGAAACGACTACCAATCCGGCGATCGATGCGGGTGACAACGCGTTGGCCAAAGACCCGGCGGGTAACGACTTGACGACTGACGCCCGCGGCTTGCCGTTTGTCCGCATTGCGGGGGGCGGCGTCGACATGGGCGCTTACGAGTTGCAGCCTCTGCCCGTCGCCCCGTTTGTCGTCACGACCCATTTAGATGAACTGGATTACAGCAACAACAGCGGCGCCAACCCTCAAGTCAGTCTGCGTGAAGCGATCGCGCTTGCGAATGATTCGCCTGGTGCGGACGAGATCGCGTTTTCCGAAACCGTTACCCAGCCAATCGTGCTGGGGCTTGGCGAATTGACGATCACCGACACCGTTACGATCACTGGCTCTGGGCAAGCAACGACTGTGATCGATGCAAATCAGCAATCGCGAGTGCTGAATGTCGTCGGAGAATCGGTCGACGTAACGCTGCAGCAAATGACGCTGACCGGTGGCCGCACGACCGGTTCGAATGAATTCATAAACGGTACGAGGGAAACGACACACAGCGGAGGTGGGATCCGATTCGATTCGACAGGCACGCTTGCCTTGGTCGACAGCACCCTGAGCGGCAATAGCACCACCGGGGAGAGTGCTCGCGGCGGTGGAATCTATGCGAAGAGTGGTTCGGTGACCTTAACGGGGAGCACGCTGAGCGACAACTACACCGTTGCGGAATATGCAGGGGGCGGCGGAATCTCTACGGACATTGGTCCGGTGACGTTAACGGGCAGCACGTTGAGCGGCAACTACACCTTTGCGGAATATGCAGGGGGCGGCGGAATCTCTACGTACAGTGGTGCGGTGACGTTAACGGGCAGCACGTTGAGCGGCAACTACACCTTTGCGGATTTTGTAGGGGGCGGCGGAATCGATTCCTGGAACGGTTCGGTGTCGTTGACCGGTAGCACGCTGAGCGGCAACAGCAATGCTGGGTATGGTGCTGCTGGCGGTGGAGTCTTTGCGTGGAACGGTTCGGTGATGCTGATGGGTAGCACGTTGAGCGGCAACAGCAACACGGGGGATCTTGCTTCTGGCGGCGGAATCTTTACATACGCCGGCTTGGTGACGTTAACGAACAGCACGTTGAGCGGTAACAGAAACACGGGGTTTTCTGCTCTTGGGGGAGGAATCTTTTCATCGAACGGTTCGGTGAAGTTAACGGGCAGCACGCTTGCAGGTAATGTTACCTCGCGTGAGGGGGGCGGTATCGTTTTCAGTGGACAGAACTCCTCTTATATTACGTCCCTGACGCTCGACAATTCGATCGTCGCTGGGAATTTGGATGACGGTACGGCTCCCGATTTTCTTGCCCCTGACGATTCGGATATCAACCTGCATATCCTGTCGAGTCTGATCGGCGACTCGACAGGCACAAGTTTTGTCGATCCTTCCTCGCCTGATCTCATTGGCAGCGTGATCGGAGTCGACTGGACGACGGTCCTGGCCAGCCACATGGTCGATGGACAGGTCGTTCCGCTGTTGACCGACAATGGCGGCCCGGTTCAGACGGTTGCCTTGTTGCCCAATACCGAAACGACTACCAATCCGGCGATCGATGCGGGGAACAACGCGGTGGGCACCGACTTGTTAACCGATGCCCGCGGCTTGCCTCGAATCACCGATGGTGATGGAGATGGTACGGCAACCGTCGACATGGGGGCATTTGAATCTCCAGGCGACGTTATCATCCCGCCAGATATCACCGCGCCCGTCATTACTTCGCCATCGCCCGCCACGCTGGAAGCGACATCGGCAACGGGTGTCGACCGTTCGTCGCAGGCAGTTCAGGATTTCCTTAACGGGTTTGCGATTGATGATGACAACGATCCGAATCCAACCGTCGTCAACGATGCTCCCGCAACACTGCCGCTGGGAACCACCTCGGTTACCGTAACCGCAACCGACGCCTCGGGGAATGCTTCTCAGGCGTCGGTCAATCTGACCGTCGTGGACACTACGGCCCCGTCGGTCACGGCGCCACCGAACCTGACTATCGAAGCGGATACCGCTACGGGCGCGTCGGTCGCGCAGCAGGAGATCATCGATTTTCTCAGTGCAGCAACGGCCACCGACATTGTCGATGCCAGCGTGACAATCACCAACGATTTTTCCGCTGTGGGGGAATTGCCGGTCGGTGTGACTACGGTATCTTTCACCGGTACTGATGATTCTGGCAATCAAGCGACTGTCACAGCGCAAATCACGGTCAATGGATCGTCTGCTTCCACGTTGGACTTTGGCGATGCACCCACCAGTTTCCCTGTGACCGAAGCTCAAGACGGCGCGCGGCACACGGTCGGCGATCTGTTCCTTGGCAGCAGCGTAGGTGCGGAGTTCGATGGAGTTGCCAGTCCGACGGCTTCGAGCGACACGGGCGACGACGGCGTGACCTCCTTAGCGACAGCAATCGCCAGCAGCACCTCCGCCACGCGCAGCAGTTTGGCTGTCGTTGCATCGGCCGCAGGTAAGTTGGACGCCTGGATCGACTTCAACAGCGATGGAACATGGCAAGCTGCTGAGCAGATTTTCGACAGTGTCGACGTCTCGGTTGGCGCAAATACGCTCAGTTATCAAGTTCCTGCCGGCGCGACGGTCGGCGGCGCGGCGGCGCGTTTCCGATTGAGTTCCGCCGGCGGCTTGAATGTCACCGGAGCGGCCAGCGACGGCGAAGTCGAAGACTACGTGACGACGCTCACCGCCGTGGACAGCAGCGCCGTCAACGTGACATCGATCACTCCCGGCAGTGTGACGATCGAAGAGAGCGACAGCGACATGATTGTCCGCGAAGGGAGTACGATCTTATTCCAAGGTCCCGCCGCCAGCCTGGCCGTGCTCGACTTCACCGGTACCGGCGGCGACGACACACTTTTATTAAACGCCAGCCTTGTCGATTTCCCAGGGACCGTCGGATTCGATGGTGGCACGGGGCGCGACATCTTGCAGGTCGGCGGCAGCGGCCAATCGATTGATACCAGCGATCTGCCCGCAGGTAGTATCAAGGGGGTGGAGGTGCTCGATTTGCGAGGGACCGGGGAGAACCACCTCTCCCTTAGCGAGCAGGATGTTTCGGCGATCCCCGACGCCGGGCAGACGCTCAGAGTTGTCAAGGATTTTGGCGACACGATCACCTTCCGCAGCGGAACGTTTAAGATCGACAGTTCCCGAGTCGAGGATGGTCAATTGATCATCGCGGCCCAATCAGCTTCCAGCACGATCGAATTCTCCGGTGAAGGTTGGACCAACCCGCTGAATCGCTTGGACGTTGACGGTTCCGGGACGCTTGAACCGCTCGATGTTTTGCTGATCCTGAATGAACTGGGACGCAAGAGCTACGTTCAGCCTGGCACCTCGACGCTGGTTGCTCCCGAATCGTTGGGTGGATCGTTCCCGATGAAGTTCTACGATACCTCGGGGGATAACGAAGTTGCACCGATCGACGCGCTGCGGATTATCAATGCCCTCGGCCGCGGCGAAGGCAAAGCACCTACGGGTGAAGCATTTTTGTCGATCTCCGCATTGCCATCGGTGAACCAAGAGACCGATGAAGAAGACCAACGCGAATCGGTCGATCTCGCGATCCTGCAATGGTTGGGCGAACGTTAA
- a CDS encoding DUF1553 domain-containing protein, whose protein sequence is MRFPHYWLACVALIAAPAIQPTCQAADNSGQPILQWSFDQQPPGTIVGKASLEPWGPAAPEFPDFAKDNQALSLNAPSYIRLEDTKEEDRYDFDNGDWISVEAWVNLYSIVQHAYIIGKGRTGRSGFDSDNQNWAVRLSNHRGEACVNFLFRSRADEAGPADWHRWTSSKGFAPGSGWHHIAVSYQFGKPETIQGFVDGKPVKGTWDMGGPTKRAPVVDEDEVWIGSSMKGARSCSFNGEIDELKLYRNELPSELIASRYKYVPQPIKKPEVPEGKVLVQLLGPTATFDSIPRRMDEPQLEWHQDSLAFSQLPYKYDDWGIRDDWTEGNQKSMVVRAWTELTLPPGDYQLLVRSRGYSRLKIDDQDVVTTPRQPNRAGAHHVVDPLPKVPVPGMRPHFMSDSERIVDFHSDGKTHQILFEAIVGGPRYRLEFGESCVAIARPGEMFEIIGPGKSYPLTDEGWLAFAADHKQLVGDMNRERRRAANKIQSDYWQQRHEYARQHLLEEPASREIDQLIAAKIDAVNTERQAAATATASDTFYRERIEPILASHCARCHSEKRQGELSVVDRQSLLEGGESGDPAVVPGDPDASYLMDLISADADDYRMPPKGDGLSKEEIAAVRQWIADGAAMTQTSKPPVELTNNVDDYTFLRRVSIDTIGLAPTLEEIDQFFNDDPATRRDNAIDRLLNDPRWAENWVGYWQDVFAENPNLLKPTLNNTGPFRFWILEALQDNKPIDRFATELMMMRGSQWYGGSAGFSIASQNDVPMAAKAHVIGTAFMGVEMKCARCHDAPYHSWKQGDLFQMAAMLNRNSIKLPESSTVPAAFFEKQARKSLIEVTLKPGATVRPEWPFASLSSESATDIVQDPSDSRQVLAAQVTASRRFAEVIANRIWTRLMGAGIVQPVDDWEGNPPSDPALLAAIADILIQSGYDQKELQRAILSSDAYQRVAIPVDGEQRLFAGPYRRRMSAEQIVDSSLHAVGQTMRTEQLTMDIEGTLPPNTFVNFGFPKRSWEFTTLANERDRPSLALPRAQAIIDVLKAFGWRNSRPEPISQREETPNLIQPGVLANATFGTWLTRLSDHSELTQLALQDQDLDAFIDALYLRMLTRKPTDPERAQFRELLEPGYADRLVSDIDAFAPQPPKRFRYVSWSNHLNSEANVIKVEMEAYARQGDPPTRMLTEAWRLRAEDAIWSLLNSPEMIMVP, encoded by the coding sequence ATGCGATTTCCCCACTACTGGCTTGCCTGCGTAGCCCTGATTGCAGCTCCCGCGATCCAGCCGACGTGCCAAGCCGCCGACAATAGCGGGCAACCGATCCTCCAATGGTCCTTCGACCAACAGCCTCCCGGCACGATCGTCGGCAAGGCGAGTCTGGAACCGTGGGGGCCCGCCGCTCCGGAATTCCCCGACTTCGCCAAGGACAACCAAGCGCTGTCGCTGAACGCGCCATCCTACATCCGCCTTGAAGATACGAAGGAAGAGGACCGCTACGATTTCGACAACGGCGATTGGATCTCGGTCGAAGCTTGGGTGAATCTGTATTCGATCGTTCAGCACGCCTACATCATCGGCAAAGGGCGAACCGGGCGCAGCGGTTTCGACTCCGACAACCAAAACTGGGCCGTGCGGTTGAGCAATCACCGTGGCGAAGCCTGCGTGAACTTCCTGTTCCGCAGCCGCGCCGACGAAGCTGGCCCCGCCGATTGGCATCGCTGGACCTCGTCCAAAGGCTTCGCTCCGGGAAGCGGCTGGCATCACATCGCAGTCTCCTACCAGTTTGGCAAGCCAGAGACGATCCAAGGTTTCGTCGATGGCAAGCCGGTCAAAGGTACCTGGGATATGGGAGGTCCAACCAAACGAGCCCCCGTCGTCGATGAAGACGAAGTCTGGATCGGGTCGTCGATGAAGGGAGCCCGCAGTTGTTCGTTCAACGGCGAGATCGATGAACTGAAGCTGTACCGGAACGAACTGCCCAGCGAACTGATCGCGTCGCGTTACAAATACGTTCCGCAACCGATCAAAAAGCCGGAGGTCCCCGAAGGCAAGGTCCTCGTCCAACTGCTGGGCCCCACGGCGACCTTCGATTCGATCCCGCGACGAATGGACGAACCGCAACTGGAATGGCACCAAGATTCGCTCGCGTTCTCCCAGCTTCCCTACAAATACGATGACTGGGGCATCCGCGACGATTGGACTGAAGGCAACCAAAAGTCGATGGTCGTCCGCGCATGGACCGAATTGACACTGCCGCCGGGCGATTACCAATTGCTGGTTCGATCGCGCGGCTACTCGCGACTGAAGATCGACGACCAGGACGTCGTCACGACGCCGCGGCAACCGAACCGAGCCGGTGCTCACCACGTGGTCGATCCGCTGCCGAAGGTTCCCGTGCCGGGAATGCGTCCGCACTTCATGAGCGATTCCGAACGGATCGTCGACTTCCACAGCGACGGCAAAACGCATCAGATCCTGTTCGAAGCGATCGTTGGCGGGCCGCGATATCGTCTGGAGTTTGGCGAATCGTGCGTCGCGATCGCTCGCCCCGGCGAGATGTTCGAAATCATTGGCCCAGGCAAATCGTACCCGCTGACCGACGAGGGCTGGCTGGCCTTTGCCGCCGACCACAAGCAACTGGTGGGCGACATGAACCGCGAGCGACGTCGAGCGGCAAACAAGATCCAATCCGATTATTGGCAGCAGCGACACGAATACGCGCGACAGCATCTGCTGGAAGAACCCGCGTCGCGAGAGATCGACCAGCTGATCGCCGCGAAGATCGACGCCGTCAATACAGAACGCCAAGCTGCCGCTACGGCGACCGCATCGGATACCTTCTATCGCGAGCGGATCGAACCGATCTTGGCATCCCACTGCGCCCGCTGTCACAGCGAAAAGCGGCAGGGAGAACTGAGCGTGGTCGATCGCCAATCGCTTTTAGAAGGGGGTGAATCGGGCGATCCCGCCGTCGTGCCGGGCGATCCCGACGCCAGCTATCTGATGGACCTGATCTCCGCCGATGCCGACGATTACCGCATGCCTCCCAAGGGCGACGGGCTGAGCAAAGAGGAGATTGCAGCGGTTCGCCAATGGATCGCCGACGGCGCCGCGATGACTCAGACCTCCAAGCCGCCGGTCGAACTGACCAACAACGTCGACGACTACACCTTCTTACGCCGAGTCTCGATCGACACCATCGGCCTCGCGCCGACGCTCGAAGAGATCGACCAGTTCTTCAACGACGATCCCGCCACTCGCCGCGACAACGCGATCGATCGCTTATTGAACGATCCTCGCTGGGCGGAAAACTGGGTCGGCTACTGGCAGGACGTGTTCGCAGAAAACCCGAACCTGCTGAAACCAACACTTAACAACACCGGACCGTTCCGGTTCTGGATCCTCGAGGCGTTGCAAGACAACAAACCGATCGATCGCTTTGCGACCGAGTTGATGATGATGCGGGGCAGCCAATGGTACGGCGGCTCGGCTGGATTTTCAATCGCTTCGCAAAACGATGTGCCGATGGCTGCCAAAGCCCACGTGATCGGCACCGCCTTCATGGGCGTCGAAATGAAATGCGCCCGATGCCACGACGCCCCTTACCACTCGTGGAAGCAGGGCGATCTGTTCCAGATGGCTGCGATGCTCAACCGCAATTCGATCAAGCTGCCCGAGAGCAGCACGGTACCGGCGGCCTTCTTCGAGAAGCAAGCTCGCAAATCGTTGATCGAAGTCACCCTGAAACCGGGAGCGACCGTCCGACCCGAATGGCCTTTCGCCAGCCTGTCGTCCGAGAGCGCAACGGACATCGTTCAAGATCCCTCCGATTCGCGGCAGGTCTTGGCGGCGCAAGTGACTGCTTCGCGGCGGTTCGCCGAAGTGATCGCCAACCGAATCTGGACACGATTGATGGGAGCCGGGATCGTGCAACCTGTCGACGACTGGGAAGGCAATCCGCCCAGCGATCCAGCCCTGCTGGCGGCGATTGCCGATATCCTGATCCAATCGGGCTACGACCAGAAAGAACTGCAACGGGCGATCCTTTCCAGCGACGCTTACCAACGCGTTGCGATCCCAGTCGATGGCGAACAACGCCTGTTCGCGGGCCCCTATCGCCGCCGCATGTCGGCTGAACAGATCGTCGATTCGTCGCTGCACGCCGTTGGCCAAACGATGCGTACCGAACAATTGACGATGGACATCGAAGGAACTCTGCCACCGAATACGTTTGTCAATTTTGGATTCCCCAAACGATCGTGGGAATTCACAACGTTGGCGAACGAACGCGATCGCCCCAGCCTGGCACTGCCGCGAGCCCAAGCGATCATCGACGTTTTGAAGGCCTTCGGTTGGCGGAACTCCCGCCCCGAACCGATCAGCCAACGCGAAGAGACGCCCAACCTGATCCAACCGGGCGTACTGGCCAACGCCACCTTCGGCACCTGGCTGACGCGACTGAGCGACCACAGCGAACTGACGCAATTGGCGCTGCAGGATCAAGACCTCGACGCCTTCATCGACGCGTTGTATCTGCGGATGTTGACTCGCAAACCGACCGATCCCGAACGGGCCCAGTTCCGCGAACTGCTGGAACCTGGCTACGCCGATCGATTGGTCAGCGACATCGACGCCTTTGCTCCGCAGCCTCCCAAACGGTTCCGTTATGTCTCGTGGTCGAACCACCTGAATTCGGAAGCCAATGTGATCAAGGTCGAGATGGAAGCCTACGCACGCCAAGGCGATCCACCGACACGAATGTTGACCGAAGCCTGGCGATTGCGAGCTGAAGATGCGATCTGGTCGCTGCTGAACAGCCCCGAAATGATCATGGTCCCGTAA